GGCAAGGGCGCCATCGCGGTCCTGCTGGCCCGCCAGTTCGGCGACGAGACGGCCGGCCTGCTGGCGGGCGGGGCGGCCTTCTTGGGCCATTGCTTCCCGGTCTGGCTGGGCTTCAGGGGCGGCAAGGGCGTGGCGACCTTCCTCGGCACCCTGGCCGCGCTGCACTGGCCCCTGGGCCTGATCGCCTGCGCGGTCTGGGCGCTGGTCGCCGCCGTCGCCCGGATCAGCAGCCTCAGCGCGCTGATCGCCGCCGCCCTGACCCCGGTCATGGCCTGGGGCATGGGGCGGGCGGATATCGCGGCGGTCACGGCCTTCATGGCGGCGCTGATCTTCATCCGCCACCACGCCAACATCCGGCGCCTGCTGTCGGGCACCGAGCCCCGCATCGGCCGCAAGTAGCGCCTAGCGTTCCGCGACCAGCACCCGGTTCGGGCGCGGCGTGGCACGTGGCGGCGCGGCCATCGCCTGAGGCAGCCCCGCCGGGCCGAACGGTCCCTGCATCTCGGCCTCGGGTTCGGCTTCGGGCGCGACGGTCTCGAGCGCGGCAGCCTCGCCCCCCGCCAGCAGCCGCAGCGCCTCGGCGCCCCGCCGCGCCGAGACGGCGATCGAGATCAGCGCCAGACAGGCCCCCGCCAGCAGGATCAGGACGACCAGCCCCACCAGCCCCAGGAAGACCGGCATCGGCGGCACGCCCTCGGCCTGGCCGACCAGCACGGCCACCGCGCCCAGCAGGGCCAGCACCCCCAGCCCGAAGACGACCGCGACCAGCCGCCCGATCCATTGCATCACATCACCACCACGCATGACGGCTCCTCCTCACCGGAATGTCCCGTGGGGGTGCCACCGGGCGTCTTCTGGTTCAACCCAAAGTCGCAGCGGCGGCCCTCACCTTCCCGTGCGCCCCGACGTCTTCTTCATGAAAATATCCTCGGGGGGTCCGGGGGGGCGAAGCGCCCCCCGTCCATCGCAGGACGCTATCCGATCAATAGGAATATTCGTCGTAGATCCGCGACAGATCCCCGCCCCAGTCGCCGCGATACTTCTCCAGCAGCTCGTCGGCGGGCACCTTGCCGCTGTCGACGCTTTCCTTCAGCGCATTGAGGAAATGCGTCTCGTCCGGCACCAGCCCGTCATTGCCGGACCGGGCGCGGGCCCTGAGGCCCCCTTCGGCGATGGCCAGCACCTCGCGGGCCAGATCGTGCATCTTCACGCCGCCGGCTTCGGCCTGCAACCCGTCGCGGCCGGCGGCCACGCGCAGCCCCTCGCGTGTCTCGGCGTTCCAGCCCTTGACCAGATCCCAGGCGGCGTCCAGCGCGCCCTGGTCATAGGTCAGGCCCACCCACAGCGCGGGCAGCGCGCACAGGCGCCGCCACGGGCCGCCATCGGCGCCGCGCATCTCGATGTATTTCTTGACCCGCGCCTCGGGGAAGACGGTCGTCATGTGATCGGCCCAGTCCGACAGGGTCGGCACCTCGCCCGGCAGGGCGGGCAGGCGGCCGTTCAGGAAATCCTTGAAGCTCTGGCCCAAGGCATCGATGTATTTCCCGTCGCGATAGACGAAGTACATCGGCACGTTCAGCACGTAATCGACCCAGGCCTCGTAGCCGAAGCCGTCCTCGAAGACGAAGGGCAGCATGCCCGTCCGTGCCGCATCCAGGTTCTGCCAGATATGCGCCCGCCAGGACTTCATCCCGTTGGGCGTGTTGTCCAGGAAGGGCGAGTTCGCGAACAGCGCGGTCGCCACCGGCTGCAGGGCCAGCGCCACGCGCATCTTCTGCACCATGTCGGCCTCGGAGGCGAAGTCCAGGTTCACCTGCACGGTGCAGGTCCGGTACATCATCTGCGTGCCCAGCGTGCCCACGCGGCCCATGTAGTCAGTCATCAGCCGATAGCGCCCCTTGGGCATCATGGGCATGTCGGAGGCCGCCCAGATAGGCGCCGCGCCCAAGCCGATGAAGCCCGCGCCGATGTCATGGGCGACGGCCTCGACCTCGGCCAGATGGCCGTTCACCTCGTCGCAGGTCTGGTGGATCGTCTCCAGCGGCGCGCCGGACAGTTCCAGC
Above is a window of Paracoccus liaowanqingii DNA encoding:
- the plsY gene encoding glycerol-3-phosphate 1-O-acyltransferase PlsY; its protein translation is MILWTLFGYLLGAVPFGIVVTKAMGLGDLRAIGSGNIGATNVLRTGNKTAALATLLLDSGKGAIAVLLARQFGDETAGLLAGGAAFLGHCFPVWLGFRGGKGVATFLGTLAALHWPLGLIACAVWALVAAVARISSLSALIAAALTPVMAWGMGRADIAAVTAFMAALIFIRHHANIRRLLSGTEPRIGRK
- a CDS encoding glutamate--cysteine ligase, with product MSIPQQGGGPIEHRDQLAAYIASGEKPKADWRIGVEHEKFGYDDAGKMPLPYEGPVSITAMLEGLRDRFNWTPVLEAGKLIGLERDGANVSLEPGGQLELSGAPLETIHQTCDEVNGHLAEVEAVAHDIGAGFIGLGAAPIWAASDMPMMPKGRYRLMTDYMGRVGTLGTQMMYRTCTVQVNLDFASEADMVQKMRVALALQPVATALFANSPFLDNTPNGMKSWRAHIWQNLDAARTGMLPFVFEDGFGYEAWVDYVLNVPMYFVYRDGKYIDALGQSFKDFLNGRLPALPGEVPTLSDWADHMTTVFPEARVKKYIEMRGADGGPWRRLCALPALWVGLTYDQGALDAAWDLVKGWNAETREGLRVAAGRDGLQAEAGGVKMHDLAREVLAIAEGGLRARARSGNDGLVPDETHFLNALKESVDSGKVPADELLEKYRGDWGGDLSRIYDEYSY